Proteins encoded in a region of the Zea mays cultivar B73 chromosome 2, Zm-B73-REFERENCE-NAM-5.0, whole genome shotgun sequence genome:
- the LOC118476437 gene encoding serine/arginine repetitive matrix protein 1: MEMKLEEAHSRLARFRDRKPPPTRSEPKPATPPIQREHNPSPPPIQRDLKPSPQPPIQKAPSPAPQPSARPQLVIPGTSNRPTPRPEPMPGLKRAAAPSSSSSPAPPERSRKEEKKPKIKMEQKGH, translated from the exons ATGGAGATGAAGCTGGAGGAGGCGCACTCGAGGCTCGCCAGGTTCCGAGATCGCAAGCCGCCGCCAACTCGTTCGGAACCCAAGCCAGCGACGCCGCCAATCCAGAGGGAACACAATCCATCCCCGCCGCCGATCCAGAGGGATCTCAAGCCATCGCCGCAGCCGCCAATCCAGAAGGCTCCTTCGCCCGCGCCACAGCCGTCGGCGAGGCCACAGCTTGTCATCCCTGGGACCAGCAACCGACCGACCCCACGCCCTGAGCCCATGCCTGGGTTGAAGAGGGCCGCCGCcccgtcatcgtcttcatcaccGGCGCCACCAGAGCGGTCAAGGAAAGAGGAGAAGAAGCCCAAGATAAAGATGG AACAGAAGGGGCATTAG